A window from Cryobacterium sp. PAMC25264 encodes these proteins:
- a CDS encoding FAD-binding dehydrogenase: MSPSRPGLPAQGAASADVIVVGAGLAGLVATAELVDAGKRVLLVDQEPAASLGGQAWWSFGGLFLVDSPEQRRMGVKDSLELARQDWFASAGFDRTEDYWPTRWAEAYLNFAAGEKRAWLRERGVSFFPVVGWAERGGYTALQHGNSVPRFHIVWGTGPAILEPFIARVRDGVRAGLVTALHRHQVDELLVDGADAGGTGTVVGVRGSLLAPSTAARGEASNRNVIGEFELRASAVIVTSGGIGGNHDLVRAQWPARLGTAPTDLLSGVPAHVDGRMLAISETAGARLINGDRMWHYTEGIVNWDPVWARHGIRILPGPSSLWLDATGKRLPAPLFPGFDTLGTLEHLMTTGYQHSWFILTQKIIEKEFALSGSEQNPDLTGKDLRLLAKRVAPGAPGPVEAFKSKGEDFVVADTLHDLIAGMQKLSPEVRIDAARVEREVLARDRALDNDFGKDAQINAIRQARHYRGDRLIRVASPHKLLDRSNGPLIAVKLHLLTRKSLGGIETDLSARALSADGQPVPGLYAAGEASGFGGGGVHGYRSLEGTFLGGCLFSGRTAGRAVAAAL; encoded by the coding sequence ATGAGCCCCTCTCGCCCCGGCCTGCCTGCGCAGGGTGCCGCATCCGCTGACGTCATCGTGGTGGGGGCGGGCCTTGCGGGATTGGTCGCCACCGCCGAACTCGTGGATGCCGGCAAACGGGTGCTGCTCGTCGACCAGGAACCCGCCGCCTCCCTGGGCGGGCAGGCCTGGTGGTCGTTCGGCGGACTGTTCCTGGTGGACTCGCCCGAGCAACGTCGAATGGGGGTCAAGGACTCCCTCGAGCTTGCCCGGCAGGATTGGTTTGCCAGCGCCGGGTTCGACCGAACCGAGGACTACTGGCCCACCCGATGGGCCGAGGCCTACCTCAACTTCGCGGCCGGAGAGAAGCGGGCCTGGCTGCGAGAACGCGGCGTCTCGTTCTTCCCCGTCGTCGGTTGGGCCGAGCGCGGCGGCTACACGGCCCTGCAACACGGCAATTCCGTGCCCCGGTTCCACATCGTCTGGGGCACCGGTCCGGCGATCCTCGAGCCGTTCATCGCCCGGGTGCGCGACGGTGTGCGAGCGGGCCTGGTCACCGCCCTGCACCGGCACCAGGTCGACGAGCTCCTCGTCGACGGCGCTGACGCGGGCGGCACCGGAACCGTCGTCGGCGTGCGCGGCAGCCTTCTCGCCCCCAGCACCGCGGCGCGCGGAGAAGCCAGCAACCGCAACGTGATCGGCGAATTCGAACTGCGGGCGTCGGCCGTCATCGTCACCAGCGGCGGCATCGGCGGCAACCACGACCTGGTGCGAGCCCAGTGGCCGGCCCGGCTCGGCACTGCCCCCACCGACCTGCTCTCCGGGGTTCCGGCCCACGTCGACGGGCGGATGCTTGCCATCAGCGAGACCGCCGGCGCCCGGCTGATCAACGGCGACCGTATGTGGCATTACACCGAGGGCATCGTCAACTGGGACCCGGTCTGGGCCCGGCACGGCATCCGCATCCTGCCCGGCCCATCGTCACTGTGGCTCGACGCGACGGGAAAACGCCTGCCCGCTCCCCTGTTCCCCGGCTTTGACACCCTCGGCACCCTCGAACACCTCATGACGACCGGGTACCAGCACAGCTGGTTCATCCTCACCCAGAAGATCATCGAGAAGGAATTCGCGCTCTCCGGCAGCGAGCAGAATCCGGACCTCACCGGCAAGGACCTCCGGCTGCTCGCCAAACGGGTCGCACCAGGCGCACCCGGGCCCGTCGAGGCATTCAAGAGCAAGGGTGAGGACTTCGTCGTGGCCGACACCCTGCACGACCTGATCGCCGGCATGCAGAAACTCTCCCCCGAGGTGCGCATCGACGCGGCCCGGGTGGAGCGCGAGGTGCTGGCCCGTGACCGGGCCCTCGACAACGACTTCGGCAAGGATGCCCAGATCAATGCGATCCGGCAGGCGCGGCATTACCGTGGCGACCGGCTCATCCGGGTGGCGAGCCCGCACAAGCTGCTCGACCGCTCGAACGGGCCGCTGATCGCCGTGAAACTGCATCTGCTCACCCGCAAGAGCCTCGGTGGCATCGAAACGGACCTCTCGGCCCGGGCGTTGTCGGCGGACGGACAACCCGTGCCCGGCCTCTATGCCGCGGGCGAGGCATCCGGTTTCGGCGGCGGCGGAGTGCACGGCTACCGTTCTCTCGAGGGAACGTTCCTCGGTGGCTGCCTCTTCTCCGGCCGCACGGCCGGCCGCGCGGTCGCCGCCGCCCTCTAG
- a CDS encoding acyl-CoA thioesterase II encodes MHAPLEGLLAALDLTDTGARTSEDIFTGPSQWMPQGRVFGGQVLAQSLVAAMRTVPDERHVHSMHGYFLRPGDVNHPITFSVDRIHDGRSFSTRRTQAYQNGVPILSMIASFQDDDEGLEHHLDMPTDLPDPESLPTTADTLGHIDHDFARHWANERPFDMRHVPSSIYLTVDGEHTSKQMIWMKTFEPIPDDPDLHRAALAYVSDYSIMEPVMRRHGLAWATPGLKVASLDHAMWWHRFGRVDEWMLYVQDSPSAQGGRGLSTGSIYSREGLLLATVAQEGMVRVPKPRD; translated from the coding sequence ATGCACGCACCACTGGAGGGCCTTCTGGCCGCTCTCGACCTGACCGACACCGGCGCCCGCACCAGCGAGGACATTTTCACCGGTCCGTCCCAGTGGATGCCCCAGGGCCGGGTCTTCGGAGGGCAGGTGCTCGCGCAGTCCCTCGTGGCCGCCATGCGCACCGTGCCGGACGAGCGTCACGTGCATTCGATGCACGGATATTTCCTGCGCCCGGGCGATGTCAACCACCCGATCACGTTCTCAGTCGACCGCATCCACGACGGCCGGTCGTTCTCCACCCGCCGCACCCAGGCGTACCAGAACGGCGTCCCGATCCTGTCGATGATCGCCTCGTTCCAGGACGACGACGAGGGTCTGGAACATCACCTGGACATGCCCACGGATCTGCCCGACCCGGAATCGCTGCCCACCACCGCCGACACCCTCGGTCACATCGACCATGATTTCGCCCGGCACTGGGCCAACGAACGACCATTCGACATGCGGCACGTGCCCTCCTCGATCTACCTGACGGTCGACGGCGAGCACACCAGCAAACAGATGATCTGGATGAAGACCTTCGAGCCCATCCCCGACGATCCCGACCTGCACCGTGCCGCCCTGGCCTACGTGAGCGACTACTCGATCATGGAACCCGTGATGCGGCGCCACGGGCTGGCCTGGGCGACGCCAGGACTCAAGGTGGCCAGCCTCGACCATGCCATGTGGTGGCACCGCTTCGGCCGGGTCGACGAGTGGATGCTGTATGTGCAGGACTCCCCCTCCGCCCAGGGCGGCCGCGGCCTGTCCACCGGCAGCATCTACAGCCGCGAGGGCCTGCTGCTCGCGACGGTCGCCCAGGAGGGCATGGTGCGGGTTCCCAAGCCCCGCGACTAA
- a CDS encoding ubiquinol-cytochrome c reductase iron-sulfur subunit, which yields MSPAINLTRRTLLVAGGAGSALALAACAPDATNPASGSPDAGTATPTEVATLTDIPVGGAQAVMLNGSQIIVSQPTEGTVVAFSAICTHKGCPVQPQQEGLACPCHGSLFDTATGAVLTGPATEPLPPVKVTLNGDKVMAG from the coding sequence ATGAGCCCGGCCATCAACCTCACCCGCCGCACCCTTCTCGTTGCGGGAGGAGCGGGATCTGCCCTTGCCCTCGCGGCCTGCGCCCCGGACGCCACGAACCCCGCCTCAGGGTCCCCGGATGCCGGCACTGCCACACCCACAGAGGTCGCCACGCTCACGGACATACCGGTCGGCGGCGCACAAGCCGTGATGCTGAACGGGTCGCAGATCATCGTCTCCCAGCCCACCGAGGGGACCGTCGTGGCGTTCAGCGCCATCTGCACCCACAAGGGTTGCCCCGTCCAGCCCCAGCAGGAGGGCCTCGCGTGCCCCTGTCACGGCTCCCTCTTCGACACGGCCACCGGAGCGGTGCTCACAGGCCCAGCCACCGAGCCCCTGCCACCGGTGAAGGTCACCCTGAACGGTGACAAAGTCATGGCCGGCTAG
- a CDS encoding thioesterase family protein — translation MRLHVPIRLRWSDLDAYAHVNNAEMLRLLEEARIEAFWSNDEPGTDPAGSVPAGSVAGGSEPAVSASADALRASVPALAGTGQSTAVLDGRPGAATLTLIARLEIEYLAPIPYLRAPIDVQLWIGKLGGASLDVCYEVRGPVGQEPQRLYARATTTIVLVDAASGRPRKINAVERAAWTPYLEFPVDFTRK, via the coding sequence ATGCGGCTGCACGTTCCCATCCGACTGCGCTGGTCGGACCTCGACGCGTACGCCCATGTCAACAACGCCGAGATGCTGCGCCTCCTCGAGGAGGCGCGCATCGAGGCGTTCTGGTCGAACGACGAGCCGGGGACCGACCCGGCCGGGTCAGTCCCGGCCGGGTCGGTTGCCGGCGGGTCTGAGCCCGCCGTGAGCGCGTCAGCCGATGCGCTACGCGCATCCGTCCCCGCTCTGGCGGGCACCGGGCAGAGCACCGCGGTACTCGACGGACGCCCCGGCGCGGCCACGCTCACGCTGATCGCGCGCCTGGAGATCGAGTACCTGGCCCCGATCCCGTACCTGCGTGCCCCGATCGACGTTCAGTTGTGGATCGGCAAGCTCGGCGGCGCGAGCCTCGACGTGTGTTACGAGGTGCGCGGCCCGGTCGGTCAGGAACCCCAGCGGCTCTACGCCCGCGCCACCACCACGATAGTTCTGGTGGATGCGGCATCGGGACGTCCCCGCAAGATCAACGCGGTGGAGCGGGCAGCCTGGACCCCCTACCTCGAGTTCCCGGTCGACTTCACCCGCAAGTGA
- the ettA gene encoding energy-dependent translational throttle protein EttA, giving the protein MAEFIYSMVRARKAIGDKLILDDVTMSFFPGAKIGVVGPNGAGKSTILKIMAGLDTPSNGEARLSPGYSVGILMQEPELDESKTVLENVQEGVGPIKAKVDRFNEISAALAEPDADFDTLLEEMGTLQEEIDAADAWDLDSQLDQAMDALRTPPGDYSVADLSGGEKRRVALCKLLLQKPDLLLLDEPTNHLDAESVLWLEQHLAKYPGAVLAVTHDRYFLDHVAEWIAEIDRGHLYPYEGNYSTYLEKKQERLQVQGKKDAKLSKRLAEELEWVRSNAKGRQAKSKARLARYEEMVNEAERGRKLDFEDIQIPVGPRLGAQVIDAKKLKKGFGDRVLVEDLSFTLPRNGIVGVIGPNGVGKTTLFKTIVGLEPLDAGELKIGDTVDISYVDQSRGGIDPNKSLWEVVSDGQDYIQVGKTEVPSRAYVSTFGFKGPDQQKKAGVLSGGERNRLNLALTLKQGGNLLLLDEPTNDLDVETLGSLENALLEFPGCAVVITHDRWFLDRIATHILSYEGTAEDPGNWYWFEGNFESYEQNKIERLGPDAAKPHRSAYRKLTRD; this is encoded by the coding sequence ATGGCTGAATTCATTTACTCGATGGTGCGCGCGCGCAAAGCCATTGGAGACAAGCTCATTCTCGACGACGTCACGATGTCGTTCTTCCCCGGAGCCAAGATCGGCGTGGTGGGCCCCAACGGTGCCGGTAAGTCCACGATCCTGAAGATCATGGCCGGGCTCGACACCCCCAGCAACGGCGAAGCCCGGCTCTCGCCCGGCTACTCCGTCGGCATCCTGATGCAGGAACCGGAGCTCGATGAGAGCAAGACGGTTCTGGAGAACGTGCAGGAGGGCGTAGGCCCGATCAAGGCGAAGGTAGACAGGTTCAACGAGATCAGCGCCGCCCTGGCCGAACCCGACGCGGACTTTGACACGCTCCTCGAAGAGATGGGCACCCTGCAGGAAGAGATCGACGCCGCCGACGCGTGGGACCTCGACTCCCAGCTCGACCAGGCGATGGACGCCCTGCGCACCCCGCCGGGCGACTACTCGGTGGCCGACCTCTCCGGTGGTGAAAAGCGTCGTGTGGCGCTCTGCAAGCTGCTGCTGCAGAAGCCCGACCTGCTGCTCCTGGACGAACCCACTAACCACCTCGACGCCGAGAGCGTGCTCTGGCTCGAGCAGCACCTCGCCAAGTACCCCGGCGCCGTGCTCGCCGTCACCCACGACCGGTACTTCCTCGACCACGTGGCCGAGTGGATCGCCGAGATCGACCGCGGACACTTGTACCCGTACGAGGGCAACTACTCGACCTACCTCGAGAAGAAGCAGGAGCGCCTGCAGGTGCAGGGCAAGAAGGACGCCAAGCTCTCCAAGCGCCTCGCCGAGGAACTCGAATGGGTGCGCTCCAACGCCAAGGGCCGCCAGGCCAAGTCGAAGGCCCGTCTGGCCCGGTACGAGGAAATGGTCAACGAGGCCGAGCGCGGACGCAAGCTCGACTTCGAAGACATCCAGATCCCCGTGGGCCCGCGCCTGGGAGCCCAGGTCATCGACGCCAAGAAGCTCAAGAAGGGCTTCGGCGACCGCGTGCTGGTCGAGGACCTCTCGTTCACCCTGCCGCGCAACGGCATCGTCGGCGTGATCGGCCCGAACGGTGTCGGTAAGACGACCCTGTTCAAGACGATCGTGGGCCTCGAACCACTGGATGCCGGTGAGCTCAAGATCGGCGACACCGTCGACATCTCCTACGTCGACCAGAGCCGCGGCGGCATCGACCCGAACAAGTCGCTCTGGGAGGTCGTCTCCGACGGCCAGGACTACATCCAGGTCGGCAAGACCGAGGTACCGTCGCGCGCCTACGTGTCGACCTTCGGATTCAAGGGCCCCGACCAGCAGAAGAAGGCCGGTGTGCTCTCCGGTGGTGAGCGCAACCGCCTGAACCTGGCGCTCACGCTCAAACAGGGCGGCAACCTGTTGCTGCTCGACGAACCGACTAACGACCTGGACGTCGAAACGCTCGGCTCACTCGAGAACGCGCTTCTGGAGTTCCCCGGTTGTGCCGTGGTCATCACCCACGACCGGTGGTTCCTCGACCGCATCGCCACGCACATCCTCTCGTATGAGGGCACGGCGGAGGACCCGGGCAACTGGTACTGGTTCGAGGGCAACTTCGAGTCGTACGAGCAGAACAAGATCGAGCGGCTCGGCCCGGACGCGGCCAAGCCGCACCGGTCCGCGTACCGCAAGCTGACGCGCGACTAG
- the ssb gene encoding single-stranded DNA-binding protein: MTDTIALTGIVATTPRHLVTSSGLAITSFRLACRQRRFDRSKNSWVDADTNWYTVSSFRQLAQNVEQSVRKGEHVLVTGRLRIRDWENQDRSGTSVEVEADAVGHNLSWGTTSLVRSVPPASAEQPGAEQPGAEQPSGDQPGADRHDRDPYGAAQPSAGQPAAAWPATDMETRPA, from the coding sequence GTGACCGACACCATCGCCCTGACCGGAATTGTGGCAACCACCCCGCGCCATCTCGTCACCAGCTCCGGTCTGGCCATCACCTCATTCCGGTTGGCGTGCCGGCAGCGCCGGTTCGACCGGTCGAAGAACTCCTGGGTCGACGCCGACACCAATTGGTACACGGTGTCGAGCTTCCGGCAGCTCGCGCAGAATGTGGAACAGTCCGTGCGGAAGGGCGAGCATGTCCTGGTGACGGGGCGCCTGCGCATCCGGGACTGGGAGAACCAGGACCGCTCGGGAACCTCCGTGGAGGTGGAGGCCGATGCCGTCGGCCACAATCTCAGCTGGGGAACCACCAGCCTGGTGAGAAGCGTTCCGCCCGCTTCGGCCGAGCAGCCCGGTGCCGAGCAGCCCGGTGCCGAGCAGCCCAGCGGCGACCAGCCGGGCGCTGACCGGCACGACCGTGACCCGTATGGCGCAGCCCAGCCGAGTGCCGGCCAGCCCGCTGCGGCATGGCCGGCGACCGATATGGAAACACGACCCGCATAG
- the mgrA gene encoding L-glyceraldehyde 3-phosphate reductase — protein MTFAAAENRYSEMPYRRTGKSGLKLPALSLGLWHNFGHERPLDTQRGILRRAFDLGVTHFDLANNYGPPPGSAETNFGRIFAEDFRPYRDEMIISSKAGYDMWAGPYGDFGSRKYLLSSLDASLGRLGLDYVDIFYSHRPDPETPIEETMGALATAVQSGKALYAGISNYSPEQTVGAYAALAEHKIPLLIHQPRYSMFDRHIEEGLFPVLDQLGMGSIVFSPLAQGLLTDRYLGGTVPADSRVATSRFLNENSLSETYLERARALNTIAADRGQTLAQLAVTWILRQPQVTSVLVGASSIGQLEQTVAALEAPALDADEIASIEPYAVHGTGMN, from the coding sequence ATGACCTTCGCTGCTGCAGAGAACCGCTATTCCGAGATGCCGTACCGCCGAACCGGGAAGAGCGGCCTGAAGCTCCCCGCGCTTTCCCTGGGGCTCTGGCACAACTTCGGCCACGAACGCCCCCTGGACACCCAGCGCGGCATCCTACGTCGGGCCTTCGACCTTGGCGTGACCCACTTCGACCTGGCCAACAACTACGGCCCGCCTCCCGGCTCGGCCGAGACCAACTTCGGTCGCATCTTCGCGGAGGACTTCCGCCCGTACCGCGACGAGATGATCATCTCCAGCAAGGCCGGCTACGACATGTGGGCGGGCCCCTACGGTGATTTCGGCTCCCGCAAGTACCTGCTCTCCTCCCTCGACGCGAGCCTCGGCCGCCTCGGCCTGGACTATGTCGACATCTTCTACTCGCACCGCCCCGACCCCGAAACCCCCATCGAGGAGACCATGGGCGCCCTGGCCACGGCCGTGCAGTCCGGCAAGGCGCTCTACGCCGGCATCTCCAACTACAGCCCGGAGCAGACCGTCGGCGCATACGCCGCCCTGGCCGAGCACAAGATTCCGCTGCTGATCCACCAGCCGCGCTACTCCATGTTCGACCGCCACATCGAAGAGGGCCTGTTCCCGGTGCTCGACCAGCTCGGTATGGGCAGCATCGTCTTCTCCCCCCTCGCCCAGGGCCTGCTCACCGACCGTTACCTCGGCGGCACCGTTCCTGCCGACTCCCGTGTGGCCACCAGCCGGTTCCTCAACGAGAACTCGCTCAGCGAGACATATCTCGAGCGCGCCCGCGCTCTGAACACCATCGCGGCGGACCGCGGCCAGACCCTCGCTCAGCTCGCCGTGACCTGGATCCTGCGCCAGCCGCAGGTGACCAGTGTGCTCGTGGGGGCCAGCAGCATCGGCCAGCTCGAGCAGACCGTCGCCGCCCTTGAGGCACCGGCCCTCGACGCCGACGAGATCGCCAGCATCGAACCGTACGCCGTGCACGGCACCGGCATGAACTAG
- a CDS encoding EI24 domain-containing protein: protein MPPESMPEPAARPAAGGPDATPPAGSLAGSPATPAAPAAPTRRGLLGDLLTGAGFLGRGFGLWITSPRLMLLGALPAFLVGIVYLAGIVVLLVNLDTIVIWATPFADRWAEPLILTTRVAAALVFVVVAALVAVYTFTAVTLVVGDPFYERIWTEVESRLGNPPAAVQRGFWRSLGRAVGDALRLLLPAVGVGLLLLAGGFVPLVGPVLVAALGAVLGGWLLSIELTGLAFDARGYTLRDRRRALRSRRPVAIGFGAAAYLLFLIPFVAVVAMPAAVAGAAMFSRDTLGIAPARQ from the coding sequence ATGCCGCCCGAGTCGATGCCCGAGCCCGCCGCCAGACCCGCGGCAGGCGGGCCCGACGCCACGCCTCCCGCCGGCTCCCTGGCCGGCTCCCCCGCCACACCGGCGGCGCCCGCCGCACCCACCCGACGCGGTCTGCTCGGCGATCTCCTGACCGGCGCGGGGTTCCTGGGCCGCGGGTTCGGCCTGTGGATCACGTCACCGCGGCTGATGCTGCTCGGCGCGTTGCCGGCGTTCCTCGTCGGCATCGTCTACCTGGCCGGGATCGTCGTGCTGCTGGTCAACCTCGACACCATCGTGATCTGGGCCACACCCTTCGCCGACCGCTGGGCCGAACCCCTCATCCTCACCACCCGGGTGGCAGCCGCTCTCGTCTTCGTGGTCGTGGCCGCCCTCGTGGCCGTCTACACGTTCACGGCGGTGACGCTGGTGGTGGGCGACCCCTTCTACGAGCGCATCTGGACCGAGGTGGAGTCCAGGCTGGGCAACCCGCCGGCCGCCGTCCAACGCGGCTTCTGGCGCTCGTTGGGGCGTGCCGTCGGCGACGCCCTGCGGCTGCTCCTGCCTGCCGTCGGCGTGGGCCTGCTGCTGCTCGCCGGCGGTTTCGTGCCGCTCGTGGGACCGGTGCTCGTGGCCGCGCTCGGAGCCGTGCTCGGTGGCTGGCTGCTGAGCATCGAGCTCACCGGTCTGGCCTTCGACGCCCGCGGGTACACCCTCAGGGACCGGCGGCGGGCACTCCGTTCCCGCCGGCCGGTCGCCATCGGCTTCGGGGCGGCCGCTTACCTGCTCTTCCTCATCCCGTTCGTCGCCGTGGTGGCGATGCCCGCGGCCGTAGCCGGCGCCGCGATGTTCAGCCGTGACACCCTCGGCATCGCGCCGGCCCGGCAGTAG
- the nadE gene encoding ammonia-dependent NAD(+) synthetase, giving the protein MREHQARIIAELHVTPTIDPAAEIRRRVDFLKDYLLASGAKGLILGISGGQDSSLAGRLCQLAVEELTVEGHTPRFVPVRLPYAVQRDEDDAQLALEFIGAESNLTFNIQRAVDGFEAEFADSTGAPMPDFDKGNVKARSRMIAQYAIAGANGLLVVGTDHAAEAVTGFFTKFGDGGADLLPLTGLTKRQGRALLMELGAPEHLYLKAPTADLLDDNPGQTDEANLGMQYEHIDDFLEGKDVDADVAEAIERRYLSTEHKRQVPASLFDDWWK; this is encoded by the coding sequence ATGCGAGAACATCAGGCGCGAATCATCGCGGAACTGCACGTCACCCCGACTATCGACCCGGCTGCCGAGATCCGTCGCCGGGTTGACTTCCTCAAGGATTACCTGTTGGCCAGCGGCGCGAAGGGTCTGATCCTGGGCATCAGCGGCGGCCAGGACTCGTCTCTGGCCGGACGGCTCTGCCAACTCGCCGTCGAGGAGCTCACCGTGGAGGGGCACACCCCGCGGTTCGTGCCCGTGCGGCTGCCCTATGCGGTGCAGCGCGACGAGGACGATGCCCAGCTCGCCCTGGAGTTCATCGGCGCGGAGTCGAACCTCACCTTCAACATCCAGCGCGCCGTCGATGGCTTCGAGGCCGAGTTCGCCGACAGCACCGGCGCGCCCATGCCCGACTTCGACAAGGGCAACGTGAAGGCCCGTTCGCGGATGATCGCGCAGTACGCCATCGCCGGAGCCAACGGGTTGCTCGTTGTCGGAACCGACCATGCCGCTGAGGCCGTCACGGGGTTCTTCACCAAGTTCGGTGACGGTGGCGCTGACCTGCTGCCGCTGACCGGCCTCACCAAGCGCCAGGGCCGGGCCCTGCTGATGGAGCTCGGCGCGCCCGAACACCTGTACCTCAAGGCGCCAACGGCCGACCTGCTCGACGACAACCCCGGCCAGACCGACGAGGCCAACCTCGGCATGCAGTACGAGCACATCGACGACTTCCTCGAGGGCAAGGACGTCGACGCCGACGTGGCCGAAGCAATCGAGCGGCGGTATCTCAGCACCGAGCACAAGCGCCAGGTTCCGGCATCCCTCTTCGACGACTGGTGGAAGTAG
- a CDS encoding thioredoxin family protein, protein MDLIFFSSAFCEPCLQTRAILAEVERLVPAASVRELDVARDNAEAEAAGIRNTPTIVVRNAAGDEVFRASGVPTLAQVLVATAKAL, encoded by the coding sequence ATGGACCTGATCTTCTTCTCCTCGGCGTTCTGCGAGCCGTGCCTGCAGACCCGCGCGATTCTCGCCGAGGTCGAACGGCTCGTCCCCGCCGCGAGCGTGCGGGAGCTGGACGTGGCCAGGGACAACGCCGAGGCCGAGGCGGCCGGCATTCGCAACACCCCCACGATCGTCGTGCGGAACGCTGCCGGTGACGAGGTGTTCCGCGCGTCGGGTGTGCCCACGCTCGCGCAGGTCCTGGTCGCGACCGCGAAAGCCCTCTGA
- a CDS encoding SCO4848 family membrane protein yields the protein MLTTLAVLLLINAVWNVVVWPRFYKRVSQDDRARDASGKPTRFLIVHAVLVGVSLLLAAVSAVVAVIALVNG from the coding sequence ATGCTTACAACACTCGCCGTCCTGCTGCTCATCAACGCCGTGTGGAACGTGGTGGTCTGGCCGCGATTCTACAAGCGGGTCAGCCAGGACGACCGCGCCCGGGACGCGTCGGGCAAGCCGACGCGCTTCCTCATCGTGCACGCCGTGCTGGTGGGCGTCTCCCTGCTTCTCGCCGCCGTGTCGGCCGTCGTGGCCGTCATCGCGCTGGTCAACGGTTAG